A DNA window from Methanobacterium sp. contains the following coding sequences:
- a CDS encoding response regulator: protein MKNKPVNILLIEDSPEDAVIIREMLRDTPNIQFKLKHANKLKKGFEMLFNTKFDVLLLDLNLPDSWGFDTFIRTYDQVPDIPIVILSGFDDEEIAVRAVREGAQDYMIKGEIDGKLLSRSIYYAIERKEIEKELMKTHNDLRKLIEWHEEELIETEEKLNNEIKAHKETEKKLIDAIKNLEIEKNKFNTLIDQLLHGIIIVDAASGSHLVKNKKFEEISDGFLKEGDMEDIFPFKGFYPDGTQLKTEDWPLIRSIVMGEEIEDEKIAILKNDGTTTIISTSSKPIRDNEGQIIMGMSILSDITDEI from the coding sequence ATGAAAAATAAGCCTGTCAATATCTTATTAATTGAAGATAGTCCCGAAGATGCTGTTATTATAAGGGAAATGTTAAGGGATACTCCTAATATTCAATTTAAGTTGAAACACGCCAATAAACTAAAAAAAGGCTTTGAGATGCTTTTTAATACTAAATTTGATGTTTTATTGCTTGATTTAAACCTTCCAGATAGCTGGGGATTTGATACTTTCATAAGAACCTATGATCAGGTTCCAGATATACCAATAGTTATATTAAGCGGTTTTGATGATGAGGAAATTGCAGTTAGGGCTGTGCGTGAAGGTGCCCAGGATTATATGATTAAAGGGGAAATTGACGGTAAATTATTGTCCAGATCAATATATTATGCTATTGAACGTAAAGAAATTGAAAAAGAATTGATGAAAACTCATAATGACCTTAGAAAGTTAATTGAATGGCACGAAGAAGAATTAATTGAGACTGAAGAAAAATTAAACAATGAAATAAAAGCCCATAAAGAAACGGAGAAAAAACTAATTGACGCTATTAAGAACCTTGAAATTGAAAAAAACAAGTTTAATACCTTGATAGATCAATTACTCCACGGTATAATCATTGTAGATGCTGCTTCCGGAAGTCACCTTGTTAAAAATAAAAAATTTGAAGAGATTTCTGATGGTTTTTTAAAAGAAGGAGATATGGAAGATATATTCCCCTTTAAAGGGTTTTATCCCGATGGAACTCAACTTAAAACTGAAGATTGGCCTTTAATACGTTCTATTGTCATGGGTGAGGAAATAGAAGATGAAAAAATCGCTATTTTAAAAAATGATGGTACCACAACAATTATAAGTACCAGTTCAAAACCAATTAGAGATAACGAAGGACAGATTATTATGGGAATGTCCATTTTATCAGACATTACAGATGAAATTTAA